Within the Borrelia miyamotoi genome, the region CTTCCATTAACCAACTTTCTGATTTTTATAGCATTAGATTTTAAAACAGTATGTCCAAAAGTTACTTGCCCATCTGCTGCTACTACAGTCTTTCCTCCCCTTCTTATTGCAATAACCGTAGTTCCCTTAAAACTCATGCTCCCCCCTTTTTCGATATTTCATTCAGTAACTCATTAATAAGGATACTCGATATATCTTTGCCTACACAACAATCTGCCGAGTAATCATTAATTTCAGGCTCATTATACTGAACATTTAGTATATTATAAAGTTCTGGCACTGATTTTATTTCTTGTGCTCCAGAAGCATATAAACTCTTGGAACCATCACCAGAATAATCAACATTATAAACATAAATATCAAGACCCAAATCAAGCCCAAGATCAGCAGTAATTAAAGCCCCAGATTTCCTTGGAGCACAAGTTACAAAAACAGCATCTGAAAGACCAGCTATTATTCTATTCCTCTTTGCAAAAAAATAATTTTGTATCTTCTCATAAGGTAAGGTTTCAGTAATAATTCCTCCACCATTTTCTAAAAGATGAGAAACATATTTCCTATTTTGCTTTGGATAAATATTATCAATATCTGTTGCAATAACTGCATAAGTTCTTTTTTTCTCATTCATTGCACCAAGATGCGCTGCAATATCAGCTCCTATTGCAAATCCAGATATTATCTCCACATGATTCTTAGCAAGATGAGATGATAATTCTTTAATTTTATCAGCCAAAGCTCTATTGATTTGCCTTGAACCAACAACAGCCCAAGATAAAGAATTAAAATCTGGAAGATTACCCTTATAATAAATAGCAAATGGAGGGTCATAGATCCTCTTAAGCTTCAAAGGATAATCCTTAGAGCCAAGAGTCACAGCTTTTGCACCTGATCTATCAATAATTTTTTTTTGCAACTCTACTAATTTTAAATCTGGAAGTTTATAAGTTGTTCTAAAATCTTTAGACAAAGAATTAGAAATATCTCTTAAACTTAAATTACAAAGATCATTTAAATCAAAATTATTAAAAATCCTAAATTTATCTTTACTCCTTAAAAATTTTAAATTATCAATATAAAGCAATTTAAACATATAAAGCTACTTAAAATTATTCATTATTCTATTAATTCCCTCTATTTGCTCTTGAGTTAAAGCTTTACTCTTTGCCTTCTTATAAAATAACAAAGCATTATCAAAATCCCCAAGAGAATAATAGTTTGCCCCCCGCAACATAAAAAATTCAAAACAATTTTCTCCCATAGACTCAAGCCTACTTAAATATCCTTTAGCTTCTAATTGCTTATCAAGGTCATAAACATACATATTAGAGAGAGCAAAAATAGCTTCATTAAAATCATCTTTAACAGCAATTGCCTTTAAAAAAGAATTTTCAGCAAGAATAAAATATTCTTCAATTTTGTCCCTAGTTTGCATACCTTTAGCTAAATTGTAAGAAGAAATTCCTATATAAAAATGAGACAAATAATTGTCTGGACCTTGCTCTAAATTTTTATTAAAATACTCAATAGCAGCTCCATACTGACCAAGCTTAATAAATTCAAGTCCAATTAAACTAAAAAATCTAGCTTTTTTATCAATAGAATTAACTATTTTTAAAATATTTTGCTCTTCCTTATCAATAAATTCCTCATAAACTTCAATTTTCTCTAATGAAGAACCACCAGCTACCTCTATTTCTCTTATCCTAAGTCCAAGATTTGTTTTTTCTTTAGATTCATCTCCACAAGAAATAACTAAAAATAAAAATATTAATACCCATTTTTTCATTCAATTGTCGCTATTTTTTTTATTCAAATTTCTAAGAAATGTAGGAATATCAATGTCATCCTCAAAATAATTAACATTTTTTGACTTTGCTATAAAATTATCATTCGCACCATAAACACTATCTGATGCATCTTGACTGCCTGACATTAAACTATCAAATTCTTTTGAACTTAAAGTATTATTCTCAACTGCACCAGATAAATCCTTCTGTTTTTTAGAAGCAAAACCAGTAGCAACAACCGTAACATAAATCTCATCATCAAGATTTGAATTAATCGCATGCCCATATATTACGGTAGCTTCATCATCAACACTAGCCGTAATTATTCCCATAATCTCTTCAAGCTCAAGCAATGAAAAATCTTCCCCTCCGGTTATATTAACAAGAAGCCCCTTAGAACCTTCTATTCTAACCTCTTCAAGCAAAGGATTACTAATAGCAGAAGTAGCTGCATCAACCGCTCTATTTTCACCCTTACCATAACCAATACCCATCAAAGCATCACCTTGTCCTTGCATAATGCTCTTAACATCAGCAAAATCAATATTGACTTCGCCATGCTCAATAATAAGCCCTGCAATCCCCTGAACACCCATTCTTAAAACATCATCGGCTCTCTTGAAGGCATCTTTAATTGTAGTTCGCTTATCAACAACAGTTAAAAGTTTTTGATTTGGAATAATTATTAAAGTATCAACAGATTTTCTCAAATTATTTATTCCCTGTTCAGCGAGTCGCATCTTTTTAGGACCTTCAAATTTAAATGGTTTAGTAACAACTCCAACAGTTAAAATTCCAAGTTCTTTTGCAACTTGAGCAATAACAGGCGCAGCTCCTGTTCCAGTTCCTCCACCCATTCCAGCAGTAATAAATACCATATCAGCGCCTGCTAGATGATTCTTTATAACATCAATATCTTCTTCTGCTGCAGCTTGTCCAATTTCAGGCCTCCCACCAGCGCCAAGACCCGAAGTAACTTTGGATCCAAGAGCAATCTTTATTGGAGCAATAGAAGTTTGAAGAGCCTGGAGATCAGTATTTGCTACAATAAATTCAACGTCTCTTACTCCATATTCAATCATACGATTGACAGCATTGCTACCACCACCACCTGCACCAATTACCTTAAGAACCGTAGGATTTGTAGCAGCATCAAACCTATTTGAATGACTATCAATAATATTATAATCTTTCATTAAACTTCCTCCATGACTGGTCAAAACCACTCCTTCAAAAACCAACCTTTCAATTTTGAAGATATTTTACTTTGTCTCTTAGACTTATTATTTCCTTTCTTTAATTTATTGAATTTTTGCTGTTCGTGCTTATAAAGAACAAGACCAAGAGCTGAGGAAAATTTAGGATCAATGTACTCCTCTCCAACTCCATTAATATTCATTGGAAATCCTATTCTTGATGGATATTTAAATATCTCTTCTGTCAAATTAGAAATACCGGGAAACAAAGCTCCTCCACCAGTTAAAACAATTCCTCCATTAATCTTATTGTAAAGCCCTCGTTTCATTATTTCAGCTTTTATCATCTCAAAGATCTCACTCAATCTTGAATGAATTATTACAGCTAATTCTTTTCGACTTTTCTCTTGAGGAGGTCTGGTCCCAAGATTAGGAATAATAACACTCTCTATCTGGCTCTCAAGAGCAGCAATATGTGCAACACCAGCTGTTATTTTAATATTCTCAGCAACATCCTCAGGCACTTTCCACACTTGAGCAATATCAAGAGTAACTCTATTAGCACCAATAGGAATTACTCCCGTATAATAAGGAGAACCATCAATATAAAGAATTACGTCAGTTGTACCCTTACCCATGTCAACAAACAAAACTCCCATTTCCCTCTCCTCCTTAGATAAGGTAGAATAAGATGATGCCAAACTTCCAAGCACAACTTCATCAACAGAAAACCCAGCACGATTTACACACCTAACCAAATTTTGACTTGAAGAACTAGACCCTGTAATGATATGCACCTCACCTTCAAGACGAATTCCCATCATATCTATTGGATTCTTTATATGAGGAATTCCATCAACAATAAATTCCTGAGGAATTACATGCAAAATTTCTCTATCCATTGGAATTACAATTGCCTTAGCAGCTTCAATCACCCGATCAACATCCTCATTATCAATCTCTCTTGTCTTTGAATTTATTGCAACAACCCCTCGAGAATTAGTGCCCTCAATGCTACTACCTGACATAGAAACAGATAACGTGGCAATATCACATCCAGAAATAAGTTCAGCAGCCTCAATAGCATTAGAAATTGAATCAAGTGCTGCTTCAATATTTATAAGAACCCCTTTCCTCACACCTCTTGATAGACTAGTGCCTATTCCAATTATTTCCAACTGATTGTTCAAGTTCACCTCAGCCACCACAGTACAAATCTTTGAAGTTCCAATATCCAATCCTACAATCAAATCTCTAGACACTAATCTTCTCCTAATAAAATGATATCACCACTTCTTAAATCAATAGTATCAGACCTTCCCCTTAGTAAATCAGATATCATGAATACCTTATACATTACACTTATTAAATTCATATCCGATGTTATCAGTATCTTATTATATATATTTTTTATATACAAAATAATTCTGTAATCATAGAAATTCAACTTCAAAAAACTAATTTCTGATATTAAATTATATAAAGTAATTTGATTTATTTTAACATAGTTAAGGTTCTTTACAATAGCCAACATTCCATCCTCTAAAAAATCACCCGCTTCAATGCTATTTAAATTTAATCCACTAATTATAGGCAAATCATAAATTAAATCTTTACTTTTTTCCAAAATTACACCATCTGAAGAAATAAAATAATAAATAAAATTGCCATCAACATTATCATAGGCAGTAACAATAGGAACTCTTCTTTCAATATTAATACTAATTGTATTGGGAAATTTAAGTTGTACCTTTGCATTTTTTACTCTTAGATCTCTCATAATATTTTTCTTATAAGTATCAACATCAGCATCATAATAATAAGTATTGGGTTTAATCCCTGAAATACTTAATATATCTTCCTTAGAAATATGAATATCATCATTAAAACTAATATACCTAATTAAAAAATAAGGTGAAATAAAAATAATAAAAATAATCTCAAACAAGATAGCAGAAATTATTATGTAAGTATATATAAGCAAAAATTTTCGATAAATTAACATAAATTCAAGATTAAATTACCACTTTAATAAAACTTCAAACTTACTTACTTTCAATATCTCTAGAAACATTTGCAATCAATCCAGAAAGTGCCATTGTAACAACAATAGAAGAACCTCCTGAGGAAAAAAATGGCAAATTTATGCCTGTGGGAGGCAAAAGTCCAATTGCAATTAAAATATTCATTATACTTTGAAGAAAAATTGTAAGACTTGAAATAAATGCAATAAAAAACCTAAATCTAGTCTTCGCCAAAATAGCTATAAAATAGCCAAGATAAAAAAATAAAAAAAACAACATAATAGCAAAACAAATACCTAAAAATCCTAACTCTTCTCCAAGCACAGAAAAAATAAAATCAGAATTAGCTTCTGGAAGCCTGCCAAGCTTTATTTCTCCCATTCCAAGACCTTTTCCCACAAGCCCACCACTCTTTAAAGCGTTAAGTGATGCAATTATTTGATATCCTTTTCCTAAAGGATCTTCATAAGGATTTAAAAATGCAAAAATTCTAGCAACTCTATAAGGCTCAAATATTAAAAAAATCATAGCAATTGGAACAAAAGTAAATAAAATAGCCAAAATATATCCAAATGATATTTCAGAAACAAATAAAACAACAAAGAAAAGAATAGCAAAATAAATAGCTGTTGAATAATCATTTTGCAAAATTATGAGTAACCAAAAAATACCAAAAATTAACATGGGCTTAAGCCAATAAGAAATCTTATTATCTGACTTTAATCTAAACTTACTTAAATAACTTGAAAGATAAATTGCAAAAGATACCTTAAAAATCTCTGAAGGCTGAATACTAGTTCCTTTCAAAAATATCCATCTTTGTGCTCCAGAAACACTAGGAGAAAAAAAAGTTGCCAGAATCAATGCAAAAGTTACAACCAAAACAATAGAAACAACTCTTTTTAAAAAATCTAACGAAATTCTCTCAAAAACAAAAAATACAACAAAACTTAAAAAAAGATATTTAAGACGCATTAAAAATAAAAAATTAGGATCCCCTGTAAGTTCTACACTTAAAAAAAACGAAGAAGTATAAAATATAATAAGGCCATAAGCAACAAGTGAGAATAAAACAAGCAAATAATATTTTCTAAGAGAACCTTTCTCCACAAACATAACAACCAATCTAAATTCACCTAATTTTAAGAGTACTTAAAGCAAGTATAGCAAATATTAAACCTATTATCCAAAATCTAATGACAACCTGCATCTCAGACCAACCAAGCTCCTCAAAATGATGATGGAGTGGTGCCATTCTAAAAACTCTTTTCTTAGTCTTTTTATAAACTGCCACTTGAATAATTACAGACAAAGTCTCAACTACAAAAACTCCTGTAAGAATTGCAAAAAGAATCTCACTCTTTAAGATTAAAGCCACCATTCCAAGAATTGCCCCAATTGACAGACTACCGGTATCACCCATCATTATCTTAGCAGGATACGCATTAAACCATAAAAATCCAAAACTACCTCCAAGTAAAGCTCCAAGGAATACTACAAGCTCTTCAGAACCTTTTATATTTGGAATATTTAAATAAAATGCAAAATCAGATCTACTTGTCAGATATGCTATTATTATTAGCGCTCCTGTTACAACAATACTAAGTCCAATAGCAAGTCCATCAAGCCCATCTGTTAAATTAAAAGAGTTAGATGCAGATATTAAAATAAATATTCCAAATGGAATATACAAAACCCCTAAATCTAATTTGAGAGATTTAAAAAATGGAAAATAAATTATACTAACATGATCGCCACCAAAATAATAAAGCATAGTAACGGAAATACAAGAAAAGAATACCTGCCCATAAATTTTAAGACTAGGATTAAGCCCATCTGAATTTTTTCTCTTGATTTTCAGAAAATCGTCAATAAATCCTAGGCATGCAAAACTAATCATGACAAAAAGTATAATTAAAAAATAAATATTCCAAGGATTAACCCAAAAAAATAAAGAGACTAAAACACAAAAAAAAATAAGAATACCGCCCATACTAGGAATGCCCGTCTTTGCACTTAAATGGCGCCTTGGTCCATCTTCTCTTAAAATTTGATTTAGTTTTAGTTTTTTAAGTCTTACAATAATAAATGGACCCAAAATTAAAGAAAACAAAAATGCAAAAATAGTAGCATAAGCAGTTCTAAAAGTAATATATTGCAGCAATCTAAGTCCTAAAAGATAAAACATACCCCCCCCCTCACATTAATCTTAAAGATAGTCAAGAACCCTTTCAAGCCTATTTGATCTTGACCCTTTAATAACAATAAAACACTGAGATTTCAAACTCTTCTTAACAAAAAAATCAATAAAACCTTCAAAATTATTAAAGTAAGATAAATTATTTAAAGTCAACTTTTCAATTATCTTCACCTCTTGAAATTCATCACCAATTAAAAACACTTCATCAAAATTCATCAAAACAACTTCCTGAATTGCTGTTTTATGCACTTCATATGTAAATTTTCCAAGTTCTTTAAAAGAACCAAGAATAATAATTTTTTTAACCTTAATCTCAAGATCCAAAATGATCTCTTTTAAAGCCATAAATGAATCCAAATTACAATTATAAGAATCATTCAAAATCAAATAGTCCTTTACTCTTAAAAGTTCTGCTCTACCTTTTTGAAAATCAGCATGCACAAGACCCTCTAAAATCTCATTCTCACTCATCCCAAGTAACAAAGCCAAATTAATACAAGATATTGCATTGAAAATGTTGTGCTTACCCGGTAATAAAACAGAATAATCAAACCCCTTATAAGTAAAATCATAAGAAAACTTTTCACCTAAAAACGAAAATGCCCTAATTCTAAGACTATGAAAATCAAAATAAAAAATATTAATCTCCGGATTAACAGACTTAGCTATTTCCTTTAAATAAGAATGATAAGGACAAGTCTCATTTAATATTATTACCTGAGTACTCTTAGTTACTATTTTGGCCTTCTCTGAAGCAACAATTTTTAAATCTCCAAAAGCTTGCATATGTGCATAATTTATATTTGTAACAATAACAATTTCAGGATTTAATATTTTAGCAAGAAGACTCATCTCTCCAATGTAGCTTATTCCTACTTCAAAAACAGCATACTCTTCATCTCCCTCAGTTCTCAAAATACTCAAAGGAAGCCCAATATCTGAATTTAAATTTCCCCAAGTCTTGCAAGTTTTATACCTCTTTGATAATACACTATAAAGCATCTCTTTTGTTGTGGTCTTTCCATTACTACCAGTAATAGCTATTCTCTTAAAACTTGTTCTTTTAATAAAATGCGCTGCTAAATATTGAAGAAGAATGACTACATTACTAGTGAGCAAAAAAACTAAATCCTTATACTTATTTAAATAATCAAAACATGAAAGCTCATAATCCTCAGAACAAACAAAACATTTAACACCAATACCAATTAAATCTTCAACAAAAGAAAATCCATCTACCCTATCACCTTTGTATGCAAAATAAAGGCTAGTTCCACTATTTTCCGAATTTATTTCACGGCTGTCAAAAGAATAAAATGACACAACCTTCTGCATATTATTTAAATGACCAACAAATTTAATATCTTTTGAAGAATCTAGAATGTCCTCAATTTTTATATGCACCAAATGCCCTCACACAAATATACTACCGTTTAATAACATTTACATCCTTATTATCTTTTCTTTCTAAATCTAAATAATCTCGGCTAAGCTCTTCTATTCTATCAATACTCTGAAGTTCGTATATTATAGTTAACAATCTAAGGTTTTCATCAATAATATTACCCTGCTCATAATTTAAACTATCAAATTCACGCAACTTAACAACATATCTAAAATTGAGATAAATATTTAGACATATTATAATTGTTAATACTAAAATCAATAAATAGTACAATCGAAGTTCAATTTTTCCTATCTTACTCATATAATTTTTTTATGGCTCTAAGCTTAGCACTTCTTGATGCATTATTATATTTTTTCTCATCAAAGCTTGCAATTACAGGCTTTTTAGTAAGTATACAATACTGCTCTTGATTTAAACCTTTAAAAAACCCTTTTACAATTTTATCTTCTAAAGAATGAAATGTAATAATAGCCAAGATTCCATTCCTTGATAAGCTTTTTATCCATAACGGCAAACTTTTTTTCAAACGAAAAAGCTCATCATTGACATAAATTCTTAATGCCTGAAAAGTCTTAGTTGCTGGATTTATTTTAAGCCTTATCCTAGGATATGCTTTGATAATTATGCTTTGAAGCTCTCTTGAAGTTTTTATATTTTTAACTTTTCTATATTCTAAAATAGACTTAACAATTCTTTTAGAATAATATTCACCACCCAACTCATAAATTAAATCTTCAAGTTTCTCTTTCCCAAAAGTATTAATAACCTCGTAAGCATTAAGACTCCCATCATCAGGGTTAAGCCTCATATCTAACCTTTCATCTCCAACAAAAGAAAATCCTCTACCACTCATCTTGTAATGAAACATAGAAACACCAAGATCAGCTAAAATAAAATTTACTTTACTATTTAAAGGATATTCACTAAAAAAATCATCAAACCAAATATTAAAATACGAAACCTTTTCCTTAAATTCTACAAGAAATTTTTTTGCCCTATTTAAAATAATGTTATCTCTTTCAATACCAATTACACTTATGTTTTGATATTTCCTCAGAATGGCCCTTGAATGACCTCCCTCCCCAAGGGTACAATCAACGAAAACAAATTCATCACTCATATATACGGTATTTACAAGATTAATAATTTCATCAAGAAGTACAGGGGTATGAACAATAACATTATCCATTAAGTGTAAACCTATAAATCAAGCTATTGTTAGAATCATAAACATCTCCATATTTAATCTTAATTTCGTTACGACCACTAGTAAACTTCAGATTATTTATCTCAATATTGCCATTATCTCTTTTTATGTTAAAAACATCTAATTCACAATCTCTATCCCCAGAGATAACATATGAATTATTGTCTAAAAATATACTCTGAAAATCAGCACGAAAAATACTGTTATTATTTAGAAATACCTCAAAATAGTAAATACCATTAAGAGCTTTTGAAGCTCTAACATTATTTTTCAAAAAATTTAAAACAAGACTATAATTACCTAACTCTAGCTCTAGATTCAAATCCCCTTTTAACTCGAATCTAGTATTACCCTTACCTTTTAAAAAGATATCACCCAAATAAAAGGAAAAACTGCTATTTAAATTATTTCTATTCTTTATTACAAATAAAGGATTAACTATTTGCCCACTATATTGATCAAAAACTACCACATCAAAAACTTTACTATCATCCTTTAAAAAAACTTTCTCATCTTTATATATAAAATCACCAAAAAACTCCAAATTAAGCCCTAAATCTTTATCAAAAACGATCAAAATACTTCTATCATATTTACTCATCTTATTCCTAGAATACACAATTTTATAATTATTTGAAAAAACAGAAAAATGTGTATCCCAAGCCCTTAACCTTATACCGATGTCTAAAACACCATCTTTTAATTCCCCAAAATCACCTACTAAATCAAATTTCTCCCCCTTGCCAAATTCCAAAAACGAATACAAATTAGAACAACTAAATAAAAAAAGAAAAGCAATCATCATTACAACTACAGCCCTAAATATTTTAAATTACTATTATCATTAAAATATAAAATTCCTTCATTAAATTCAACATATGAACTTATTGCATCCTTAAAAAATACATTATCAAACAATTCATAAGAATCTACAAAATAAGTCCTTATATTGATCATATTATCAACCAAATCATAAAAATATATTCTATATACTCTAAAAAAAGAATCATAATCAGCTTTTAAAATAGAATTTTTATTATCAACTCTAAAAATTTTATCATTTTCAATATTAAATATTAAAAATGAATCTATTGTTTCAACAAACAAATTATAAAACCTATCAACCTTAAAAAAAGGACTAAAATCCTTAATCTTTAAATTCTTTAAACACAAAACCTGATTATATCCATTCTCTAAATTAACCACTTCTAAAGAATATTCCCCATCCTCTCTTAGAATACATAAATACTTATTATCTAAGCTTAATTTAACACATATAACTGGCAAGCCAATACCAATCAAATCACCACTATAAACCATTTCTCCATGCTTATATACATAAGTCTTACCATCAGAGAGTCCCAAAGCCAAAACTCCATCATTATAATCAATACTTAATATTGAGGCAATAAATTTGAGAGACAAAATCTTACTTCCACCCTCACCATAAACTTCCAAAATTTTATATAAATTATTTAAAGCAAAAATAGCGTCATCTTTTGCAAAAACAAAATCTTCACATTCCAAAGAAAACAAGAATCTATCTGTCTTCCTAGAAAATACAGAATAACTATTTTGAAACTTCTTAAGAACATAGTAACAATCTGAAAAACTTACTAGACGCTCACTTATAACATGATAATAATATTTATCAAGATCTAGACTCAAAATTCGATCTTTAATAAAAACATTATTCTTTGAAACAACATCAACTAAATTATCAGAATGCCTAAAGTGATTAAACTTATAAAAAGTTGAAATATTAATCTTTCGCTTTAATACAGAATTAATCAATATCAAAAACATCAAAAAAAAAACAAAACAAAAAAATTTGATTTTCCTAAATTTAGTTAAATTTTTTTCATAAAGATTCAAGATTATTAAAACCCTCTATATAACATCATCTGATCTTTCCTAAATCTGACTGAAATTTAACAGACCAAACTTCATAAAATTTTGCAAACTTATCAGCTACTTCTTTTTGAGAAGTAACAACAGCTAAAATTCTTCCAGCCTCAATATAATTTAGAATTTGCTCTGAGAGTCCATAAGCCTCATTTGTTTCGTATCTGGCCCTTAGCAAAAATGCTCCTTCTTCTAATAGCTCTAAAGATTTAAAAAGATGGGATAATTGAACCTTATAAAAAGGACTATCAATAAGTAAATTTTTTGATAAATTCTTAAAATCAATAAAATTTTTAGTCAAAATAATAAATTTAAGATATATATCCTCTAAAAAAAGAACTGATTTAGAATCACCTTTACTAAAATACAATCCTAAGTCAATAAGATATCCCAACTTATTAACAATTAAAAATCGCTCTTCAGGATTTAAATCAAGCAAAGATTCATTTGTCATAAGTTCCCTAGCAGAGATAAGCAAAATAGGACTAACAAATAATGAAAAATCAGAAATAAAATTAAAAAGATTTGTTCGAAAATCATAGTTAACTTTTAATCTAGGTCTTGTATAAAAATAATTCAATGATGCAATATAACTTAGAACATTTAAATTCAAATTAATAAAATTAACTATTAATTCCGAATTTACTGTAAGACTACCAGATTTCTTTATATCTTTTATCTCGTTTAAAGTTTGCAAAATAAGATTATCAATAAGCAAAATTTTTTGATAATTTTCACTATGCACTAAATCCATAAACACCCACTTATAATCAAGTATTATCCTTTAAAAGCTCCTCGGCATGCTTAAAGCTAATTTCATTAACATTTCCGCTAAGCATTCTAGCAATTTCTGAAGCACGATCATCACCCAATAACAAAGAAGCCTGAACATAAGTTTTATCTTTAATACATTCTTTTTTCACTAAAATATGATAATCTGAAAGGCTTGCAATATTAGCAAGATGAGTAACAGCAAATATTTGCATATTATCTGACAAGCTCTTTAAATATTTACCTAAACTAACCCCAGATTCACCTCCTATACCAGAATCAATCTCATCAAATATAATAAGCTTATTTTCATCAACATTTTGAACACTCTTAATAGCCAACATTATTCTTGAAAGCTCACCCCCAGATGCAACTCTATAAATTGGTTGAGCTTTCAAACCAAGATTACTAGAAATTAAAAATTCTACCTCATCACCACCTGTTGATTTAATTTCCCCTTCAGAGACTGATACAAAAAACTCCGCATCAGTCATATTAAGCTTATGCAAAATTTCTGTCACACTAGATGCAAAGCTAAATGCAGCTGCCCGTCTAATACTTGAAATATCAGATGCCAATTTTTTAACTGTTTCAAACAACCCATTTAACTTTTTTTTTCTATATAGTCTTTCAGTCTCAAAATCAAGTGACAAATCAATGATATCATCACACTTTTTTCTCAATGCTATGACGTCGTCAAGACTTGGTCCATATTTTTTTTTAATACGAGAAAGATCATACAGTCGACCTTCTGTTAATTCAATTTCCTTATCATCATAGGTCTTATCAAAAAGATACCTACTATAAGCTTGACCAACATCTTCAAGTTCATAGTAAGAGTTTTTAAGACGATTTTCAAGTTCAATATAATTATTGTTCACTCTTGAAAGATATTCTGCATCACAAATTACCTTTCGTATCTCACTTAAAGCAGAAATACCATCTCTCAAGCTTAAAACACTCTTCAAGCTTGAGAGCGCATTACATAAAGATTCATGATTCCTAAGCTCATCTAATCTGGTCTTTAGAATTTCTTCTTCCCCTACTTCAGGATTAACAAAATCTATTTCATCAATTATTTTTTTATACTCTTCCATACTATCTTTATGCAATTTTTCTTTTAAAACAAAACTATCATAATCATTTAAATATTTAATGTATTCTTCATAAGCTAATCTATATTCTTCCAATTGAACATTTAAATTACTATAATTATCCAAAATCTTCAGATTATTTAAGGGATTTTTCAAAATTAAGTACTGTTGATTTTGAGAATGCACCTCAATTAACATATGAAAAATTGCTCTTAAAATGGTACTAGAAATTGGTTCATTATTAATATAATAACTACTCAAAAAAGTATCTGAGGATTCAAATACAATTACTCTCTTTATAATAATAAAATCT harbors:
- the mraY gene encoding phospho-N-acetylmuramoyl-pentapeptide-transferase, with protein sequence MFYLLGLRLLQYITFRTAYATIFAFLFSLILGPFIIVRLKKLKLNQILREDGPRRHLSAKTGIPSMGGILIFFCVLVSLFFWVNPWNIYFLIILFVMISFACLGFIDDFLKIKRKNSDGLNPSLKIYGQVFFSCISVTMLYYFGGDHVSIIYFPFFKSLKLDLGVLYIPFGIFILISASNSFNLTDGLDGLAIGLSIVVTGALIIIAYLTSRSDFAFYLNIPNIKGSEELVVFLGALLGGSFGFLWFNAYPAKIMMGDTGSLSIGAILGMVALILKSEILFAILTGVFVVETLSVIIQVAVYKKTKKRVFRMAPLHHHFEELGWSEMQVVIRFWIIGLIFAILALSTLKIR
- the murF gene encoding UDP-N-acetylmuramoyl-tripeptide--D-alanyl-D-alanine ligase, with protein sequence MHIKIEDILDSSKDIKFVGHLNNMQKVVSFYSFDSREINSENSGTSLYFAYKGDRVDGFSFVEDLIGIGVKCFVCSEDYELSCFDYLNKYKDLVFLLTSNVVILLQYLAAHFIKRTSFKRIAITGSNGKTTTKEMLYSVLSKRYKTCKTWGNLNSDIGLPLSILRTEGDEEYAVFEVGISYIGEMSLLAKILNPEIVIVTNINYAHMQAFGDLKIVASEKAKIVTKSTQVIILNETCPYHSYLKEIAKSVNPEINIFYFDFHSLRIRAFSFLGEKFSYDFTYKGFDYSVLLPGKHNIFNAISCINLALLLGMSENEILEGLVHADFQKGRAELLRVKDYLILNDSYNCNLDSFMALKEIILDLEIKVKKIIILGSFKELGKFTYEVHKTAIQEVVLMNFDEVFLIGDEFQEVKIIEKLTLNNLSYFNNFEGFIDFFVKKSLKSQCFIVIKGSRSNRLERVLDYL
- the rsmH gene encoding 16S rRNA (cytosine(1402)-N(4))-methyltransferase RsmH; protein product: MDNVIVHTPVLLDEIINLVNTVYMSDEFVFVDCTLGEGGHSRAILRKYQNISVIGIERDNIILNRAKKFLVEFKEKVSYFNIWFDDFFSEYPLNSKVNFILADLGVSMFHYKMSGRGFSFVGDERLDMRLNPDDGSLNAYEVINTFGKEKLEDLIYELGGEYYSKRIVKSILEYRKVKNIKTSRELQSIIIKAYPRIRLKINPATKTFQALRIYVNDELFRLKKSLPLWIKSLSRNGILAIITFHSLEDKIVKGFFKGLNQEQYCILTKKPVIASFDEKKYNNASRSAKLRAIKKLYE
- a CDS encoding DNA repair protein RecN, producing the protein MLVELFIKNFVLIKELSIKLNAGLVAFTGESGSGKSLLLSSLYYLFGGKLKNNIITDGERECILLAKFKVNGDVKGYLSYKGILVKDFIIIKRVIVFESSDTFLSSYYINNEPISSTILRAIFHMLIEVHSQNQQYLILKNPLNNLKILDNYSNLNVQLEEYRLAYEEYIKYLNDYDSFVLKEKLHKDSMEEYKKIIDEIDFVNPEVGEEEILKTRLDELRNHESLCNALSSLKSVLSLRDGISALSEIRKVICDAEYLSRVNNNYIELENRLKNSYYELEDVGQAYSRYLFDKTYDDKEIELTEGRLYDLSRIKKKYGPSLDDVIALRKKCDDIIDLSLDFETERLYRKKKLNGLFETVKKLASDISSIRRAAAFSFASSVTEILHKLNMTDAEFFVSVSEGEIKSTGGDEVEFLISSNLGLKAQPIYRVASGGELSRIMLAIKSVQNVDENKLIIFDEIDSGIGGESGVSLGKYLKSLSDNMQIFAVTHLANIASLSDYHILVKKECIKDKTYVQASLLLGDDRASEIARMLSGNVNEISFKHAEELLKDNT